From the genome of Papaver somniferum cultivar HN1 chromosome 2, ASM357369v1, whole genome shotgun sequence, one region includes:
- the LOC113346943 gene encoding uncharacterized protein LOC113346943 isoform X1, whose amino-acid sequence MEREPSPDTDDDFDDIYKEYTGPPGSNTAAAATAQEKPKVPKRSHTSSDEEDETRDPNAVPTDFTSREAKVWEAKSKATERNWKKRKEEEMICKICGESGHFTQGCPSTLGANRKTQDFFERVAARDSQVRALFTEKVIQRIEKDVGCKIKMDEKFIIVSGKDRLCLSKGVDAVHKVKEEGNGNSKNQRGSTSSRRSRSRSPADGGRAGSRTGRSEPPRSSGHSPRKTTQLPQKFGRPEKVVEEHIREDVQKFSRGSPRARAFRNGVRGRSSHSRSPGRPPYANNAGSNPYDDRARVRSSHSRSPGRPPYANNAASAPYGDGARVRSTHSRSPGQPTFASNAASNPYDGHTHVIGSSRPDGWNIEKRVPEVNPGGGRFEFPAYPKTLEELELEYKREAMELSRARDNEEDEENYKHREHIREMRENYMKKMAIQWGVHAKQWEEFLQLDIQRREQQAARQLSLAQGYSTGGSGRYGRPGYQDYDLSAGGNAHYGGASLPAVAIRDKYPYPVESYTPSRAHDVYSSGDFQRQRHEDYGKTYNRY is encoded by the exons ATGGAAAGAGAACCATCGCCGGATACCGATGATGATTTCGATGACATTTACAAGGAATATACTGGTCCACCTGGATCAAATACAGCAGCAGCAGCCACTGCGCAAGAGAAACCTAAAGTTCCCAAAAGGTCTCATACCTCctctgatgaagaagatgaaactcGTGACCCTAATGCTGTACCTACTGATTTCACTAGTCGTGAAGCTAAAGTTTGGGAAGCTAAATCGAAAGCTACCGAACGAAATTGGAAGAAacggaaagaagaagaaatgatttgCAAAATTTGTGGTGAATCTGGTCACTTTACCCAG GGATGTCCATCTACGCTTGGAGCAAATCGAAAGACACAAGATTTCTTTGAAAGGGTTGCGGCCAGAGATAGCCAAGTACGAGCGCTCTTTACTGAAAAGGTAATTCAAAGGATTGAAAAGGATGTTGGGTGCAAAATTAAAATGGATGAGAAGTTTATAATAGTAAGTGGGAAAGATAGATTATGCCTGTCAAAAGGTGTGGATGCTGTACACAAAGTGAAGGAAGAGGGGAATGGTAATAGTAAAAATCAAAGAGGTTCGACTAGTTCACGAAGGAGCAGGTCAAGATCTCCTGCTGATGGAGGTCGTGCTGGTTCACGCACTGGGCGTTCTGAACCTCCAAGGTCATCTGGTCATAGTCCACGCAAAACAACACAGTTACCTCAAAAGTTTGGGAGACCAGAGAAGGTCGTAGAGGAACATATTCGCGAGGATGTGCAGAAGTTTTCTAGAGGTTCTCCACGAG CAAGAG ctTTTCGAAATGGGGTTAGAGGTCGTTCAAGTCATTCAAGATCTCCTGGACGGCCACCTTATGCAAACAATGCTGGCTCTAATCCGTATGATGATAGAGCTAGAGTTCGTTCAAGTCATTCGAGATCTCCTGGACGGCCACCTTACGCCAACAATGCTGCCTCCGCCCCTTATGGTGATGGAGCTAGAGTTCGTTCAACTCATTCAAGATCTCCTGGACAGCCAACTTTTGCCAGCAATGCTGCCTCTAATCCATATGATGGTCATACACATGTCATTGGCTCCAGTAGACCTGATGGGTGGAATATTGAGAAACGCGTACCAGAGGTGAATCCTGGTGGTGGGAGGTTTGAATTCCCTGCATATCCAAAAACACTGGAAGAACTAGAATTGGAATATAAGAGAGAGGCAATGGAACTTAGTAGAGCACGTGataacgaagaagatgaagagaattACAAGCATAGGGAG CATATTCGGGAAATGAGAGAGAATTACATGAAGAAAATGGCTATTCAATGGGGGGTGCATGCAAAGCAGTGGGAAGAGTTCCTTCAACTTGATATCCAGAGGCGGGAGCAACAAGCAGCACGCCAGCTATCTTTGGCACAAGGATATAGTACTGGTGGTAGTGGTCGCTATGGTCGGCCTGGTTACCAAGACTATGACCTATCTGCAGGAGGCAATGCCCACTATGGTGGAGCCAGTTTACCTGCCGTGGCCATAAGGGATAAGTACCCATATCCAGTTGAAAGCTATACTCCGTCGAGAGCTCATGATGTGTACAGCAGTGGTGATTTTCAACGCCAAAGACATGAGGATTATGGAAAAACGTACAATCGGTACTGA
- the LOC113346943 gene encoding uncharacterized protein LOC113346943 isoform X2, with the protein MEREPSPDTDDDFDDIYKEYTGPPGSNTAAAATAQEKPKVPKRSHTSSDEEDETRDPNAVPTDFTSREAKVWEAKSKATERNWKKRKEEEMICKICGESGHFTQGCPSTLGANRKTQDFFERVAARDSQVRALFTEKVIQRIEKDVGCKIKMDEKFIIVSGKDRLCLSKGVDAVHKVKEEGNGNSKNQRGSTSSRRSRSRSPADGGRAGSRTGRSEPPRSSGHSPRKTTQLPQKFGRPEKVVEEHIREDVQKFSRGSPRAFRNGVRGRSSHSRSPGRPPYANNAGSNPYDDRARVRSSHSRSPGRPPYANNAASAPYGDGARVRSTHSRSPGQPTFASNAASNPYDGHTHVIGSSRPDGWNIEKRVPEVNPGGGRFEFPAYPKTLEELELEYKREAMELSRARDNEEDEENYKHREHIREMRENYMKKMAIQWGVHAKQWEEFLQLDIQRREQQAARQLSLAQGYSTGGSGRYGRPGYQDYDLSAGGNAHYGGASLPAVAIRDKYPYPVESYTPSRAHDVYSSGDFQRQRHEDYGKTYNRY; encoded by the exons ATGGAAAGAGAACCATCGCCGGATACCGATGATGATTTCGATGACATTTACAAGGAATATACTGGTCCACCTGGATCAAATACAGCAGCAGCAGCCACTGCGCAAGAGAAACCTAAAGTTCCCAAAAGGTCTCATACCTCctctgatgaagaagatgaaactcGTGACCCTAATGCTGTACCTACTGATTTCACTAGTCGTGAAGCTAAAGTTTGGGAAGCTAAATCGAAAGCTACCGAACGAAATTGGAAGAAacggaaagaagaagaaatgatttgCAAAATTTGTGGTGAATCTGGTCACTTTACCCAG GGATGTCCATCTACGCTTGGAGCAAATCGAAAGACACAAGATTTCTTTGAAAGGGTTGCGGCCAGAGATAGCCAAGTACGAGCGCTCTTTACTGAAAAGGTAATTCAAAGGATTGAAAAGGATGTTGGGTGCAAAATTAAAATGGATGAGAAGTTTATAATAGTAAGTGGGAAAGATAGATTATGCCTGTCAAAAGGTGTGGATGCTGTACACAAAGTGAAGGAAGAGGGGAATGGTAATAGTAAAAATCAAAGAGGTTCGACTAGTTCACGAAGGAGCAGGTCAAGATCTCCTGCTGATGGAGGTCGTGCTGGTTCACGCACTGGGCGTTCTGAACCTCCAAGGTCATCTGGTCATAGTCCACGCAAAACAACACAGTTACCTCAAAAGTTTGGGAGACCAGAGAAGGTCGTAGAGGAACATATTCGCGAGGATGTGCAGAAGTTTTCTAGAGGTTCTCCACGAG ctTTTCGAAATGGGGTTAGAGGTCGTTCAAGTCATTCAAGATCTCCTGGACGGCCACCTTATGCAAACAATGCTGGCTCTAATCCGTATGATGATAGAGCTAGAGTTCGTTCAAGTCATTCGAGATCTCCTGGACGGCCACCTTACGCCAACAATGCTGCCTCCGCCCCTTATGGTGATGGAGCTAGAGTTCGTTCAACTCATTCAAGATCTCCTGGACAGCCAACTTTTGCCAGCAATGCTGCCTCTAATCCATATGATGGTCATACACATGTCATTGGCTCCAGTAGACCTGATGGGTGGAATATTGAGAAACGCGTACCAGAGGTGAATCCTGGTGGTGGGAGGTTTGAATTCCCTGCATATCCAAAAACACTGGAAGAACTAGAATTGGAATATAAGAGAGAGGCAATGGAACTTAGTAGAGCACGTGataacgaagaagatgaagagaattACAAGCATAGGGAG CATATTCGGGAAATGAGAGAGAATTACATGAAGAAAATGGCTATTCAATGGGGGGTGCATGCAAAGCAGTGGGAAGAGTTCCTTCAACTTGATATCCAGAGGCGGGAGCAACAAGCAGCACGCCAGCTATCTTTGGCACAAGGATATAGTACTGGTGGTAGTGGTCGCTATGGTCGGCCTGGTTACCAAGACTATGACCTATCTGCAGGAGGCAATGCCCACTATGGTGGAGCCAGTTTACCTGCCGTGGCCATAAGGGATAAGTACCCATATCCAGTTGAAAGCTATACTCCGTCGAGAGCTCATGATGTGTACAGCAGTGGTGATTTTCAACGCCAAAGACATGAGGATTATGGAAAAACGTACAATCGGTACTGA